Within Claveliimonas bilis, the genomic segment TAAAAAGAATGGCTCTGGAACGATGCAGCCGGGGATATCTGGTAGTAGATGAATCAAAGTTTGGCAAACAGGCCATGGCAAAGGTCAGTCATCTGGCAGATTACACGGCGGTTATTACAGACAGGAATTTCACGGAAGAGGAAAAGGAAGAAGCGAAAAAATCCGGAGTCAGGATTATACGTGTTTAGTGGGGACGGGGTTTTTCAAAAACCCCGTCCCCATTTGAAAATCTGCTTTTTAGTTGTTGACAGTTTTAATAGACAGAGATAAAATGAAATTACCCAAAAGGTAATTTCATTTTTGATAGGAGGGGTGGATTGGAACTGATATATGCATCGGAGACACTTAAGTCACAATGTACGAATAGGAAGGCGGCTAAAAAATTATTTCATGGAGATTCGCAATTGTCAGTAAGTTTGTTATCAAGAATAAATGCTCTTCAACAAGCAGAGATATTGAAAGACATTATAGTTCAGCCTATATTTCATTTCCATAAACTCAAAAATAAAAATGGAAGAAATCTGGAAGGGTATTTTGCAATTGATGTTAAGTCCAGAAGGGATCCGTGGAGAATAATATTGCAGCCACTGGATGAAAATGAAAAGCCTTATATTCCATGTAATATAGACCAGATAGCAGGTAAGGTTAAAGTAGTAGAAATTTCGGAGGTGAGCAAACATTATGAGTAATTATATTGAATATAATGATACCATTGCATTTCACCCTGGTTATTATATTAAAGAAATAGTAGATGAAAGTGGTTTGACCCAGGAGGATTTTGCGAAAAGGCTGGATACAACGCCTAAGAATCTTAGCCTTCTTATTAGAGGAGAGCAGAATTTATCCATTGATATTGCAATGAAATTGTCTCGTATGATGGGAACTACGGTTTCTTATTGGCTTAATCTTCAAAATGCTTATGATGCTTTAATTGCGGAATTTAAATCAGAAGAAGAATTAGAACAAGAAAAAGAAACTTTCAAATCATTGGATTATAAGTATTTTCGGGAGAATTTTGGATTACCTGATTTGCCAAGAAAAATTGATGAACAGATTATTGAAGTGAGAAAGTTCCTTAAAGTTGCCACATTGTCTGTTTTCAAGAAAAGAGATATGGCTGTAAGCTTTCGAAGTGCTTCAAATGAAATATCTAATGCCAATATAATTAAGGCAAACGCTATGGTTCAAATTGCCATTAATAAAGCCTTGATTATTGATGCTCCAAAGTATAATAAGATGAAATTTAAGCAGGCCGTAGATTATGCATTATCATTAACAAAGAACCATGAAGATTTTTATCCTTTGATTAAAAATGCATTTCTTGAAGCAGGAGTGATTTTTGTTATTCTTCCTAATTTGCCCGGTTCTAAGATTAACGGAGCAACAAAGAAGCTCGAAAAAAATGTAATGCTCATGGTAAATGACCGACGATTAAATTCAGATACATTCTGGTTTACACTCTTCCATGAAATTGGTCACATCATTCATGGTGATTATGGAATTTCATTTGAACAAGAGACCGGAGAGAAGGAAGAAATTGCAGATAAATTTGCGGCAGATTCTTTGATTGATCCAGGTGAGTATGAGAAATTTACTAAAGAGAAGATATTTAGTTTAGCAACAATACAGGAGTTTGCAGACTTGATTGATCGAGATCCTGGGATTGTTTTGGGAAGATTGCAAAATGACGGCTTAGTCAGATATGATGATAGGACATTACAGTCATTAAGGCATAAATATAAAGTAAAAACTTTTTGTTGATATCGGAATAAGAATTTGGGCGAAGTGCTATGATTAGCACTTCGCTTTTAGATTGACAAACATACTGACGGTATGATACCATATACATACTAATAGTATGTATATGGGAGGCGGATAAAATGGCAAGAAATAAACATCCCGAAGAGACAGTCAATCTCATATTAGATGTTGCTTTCCGGCTGTTCATGGAGAAAGGGTATGAGCATACCTCTATTCAGGATATTATTGATA encodes:
- a CDS encoding HigA family addiction module antitoxin; translation: MSNYIEYNDTIAFHPGYYIKEIVDESGLTQEDFAKRLDTTPKNLSLLIRGEQNLSIDIAMKLSRMMGTTVSYWLNLQNAYDALIAEFKSEEELEQEKETFKSLDYKYFRENFGLPDLPRKIDEQIIEVRKFLKVATLSVFKKRDMAVSFRSASNEISNANIIKANAMVQIAINKALIIDAPKYNKMKFKQAVDYALSLTKNHEDFYPLIKNAFLEAGVIFVILPNLPGSKINGATKKLEKNVMLMVNDRRLNSDTFWFTLFHEIGHIIHGDYGISFEQETGEKEEIADKFAADSLIDPGEYEKFTKEKIFSLATIQEFADLIDRDPGIVLGRLQNDGLVRYDDRTLQSLRHKYKVKTFC